One genomic region from Quercus robur chromosome 4, dhQueRobu3.1, whole genome shotgun sequence encodes:
- the LOC126720840 gene encoding glycolate oxidase isoform X1 yields the protein MEITNVSEYEAIAKQKLPKMVFDYYASGAEDQWTLAENRNAFSRILFRPRILIDVSKIDMTTTVLGFKISMPIMIAPTAMQKMAHPEGEYATARAASAAGTIMTLSSWATSSVEEVASTGPGIRFFQLYVYKDRHVVAQLVRRAERAGFKAIALTVDTPRLGRREADIKNRFTLPPFLTLKNFEGLDLGKMDKSNDSGLASYVAGQIDRTLSWKDVKWLQTITKMPILVKGVLTAEDARLAVQAGAAGIIVSNHGARQLDYVPATILALEEVVKAAQGRVPVFLDGGVRRGTDVFKALALGASGIFIGRPVVFSLAAEGEAGVRKVLQMLREEFELTMALSGCRSLNEITRNHIVTDWDLPHPRPLPRL from the exons ATGGAAATAACCAACGTCAGTGAGTATGAGGCCATTGCAAAGCAAAAATTGCCCAAGATGGTGTTTGACTACTATGCATCAGGAGCAGAGGACCAATGGACTCTGGCAGAAAACAGAAATGCTTTCTCAAGAATTCT GTTTCGACCACGTATTCTTATTGATGTAAGCAAGATAGACATGACTACTACTGTTTTGGGCTTCAAAATATCTATGCCAATAATGATTGCCCCAACAGCCATGCAGAAAATGGCTCATCCTGAAG GGGAGTATGCAACAGCAAGAGCTGCATCAGCCGCTGGAACAATTATG ACTTTATCCTCATGGGCAACTTCTAGTGTTGAGGAGGTTGCTTCCACTGGACCTGGAATCCGCTTTTTCCAGCTCTAT GTCTACAAGGACAGGCATGTTGTTGCTCAACTTGTGAGAAGAGCTGAAAGAGCTGGGTTCAAGGCTATTGCCCTTACAGTTGATACCCCAAGGCTGGGTCGCAGAGAAGCTGACATCAAGAATAG GTTTACTTTACCACCATTTTTGACATTGAAGAACTTTGAAGGTTTGGACCTTGGCAAGATGGACAAA AGTAATGACTCTGGACTTGCTTCATATGTTGCTGGTCAAATAGATCGTACTCTGAGCTGGAAG GATGTGAAGTGGCTTCAGACAATCACCAAAATGCCAATTCTAGTTAAGGGTGTACTCACTGCTGAGGATG CAAGGCTAGCAGTACAAGCTGGAGCTGCTGGGATTATTGTATCCAATCATGGAGCTCGCCAACTTGATTATGTCCCTGCCACCATCCTGGCCCTTGAAGAG GTCGTTAAAGCTGCACAAGGACGAGTGCCTGTGTTCTTGGACGGTGGTGTACGTCGTGGAACAGATGTATTCAAGGCATTGGCACTGGGAGCTTCTGGCATATTT ATTGGACGCCCTGTGGTGTTCTCATTGGCTGCAGAAGGAGAGGCTGGTGTGAGAAAAGTACTCCAGATGCTGCGTGAGGAGTTTGAGCTAACTATGGCATTAAGTGGTTGCCGTTCGCTCAATGAAATCACCCGTAATCACATTGTGACTGATTGGGACCTTCCTCACCCACGCCCATTGCCCAGGCTATAG
- the LOC126720840 gene encoding glycolate oxidase 1 isoform X2, whose protein sequence is MRPLQSKNCPRWCLTTMHQEQRTNGLWQKTEMLSQEFCEIFIFVFRPRILIDVSKIDMTTTVLGFKISMPIMIAPTAMQKMAHPEGEYATARAASAAGTIMTLSSWATSSVEEVASTGPGIRFFQLYVYKDRHVVAQLVRRAERAGFKAIALTVDTPRLGRREADIKNRFTLPPFLTLKNFEGLDLGKMDKSNDSGLASYVAGQIDRTLSWKDVKWLQTITKMPILVKGVLTAEDARLAVQAGAAGIIVSNHGARQLDYVPATILALEEVVKAAQGRVPVFLDGGVRRGTDVFKALALGASGIFIGRPVVFSLAAEGEAGVRKVLQMLREEFELTMALSGCRSLNEITRNHIVTDWDLPHPRPLPRL, encoded by the exons ATGAGGCCATTGCAAAGCAAAAATTGCCCAAGATGGTGTTTGACTACTATGCATCAGGAGCAGAGGACCAATGGACTCTGGCAGAAAACAGAAATGCTTTCTCAAGAATTCTGTGAGATTTTCATCTTTGT GTTTCGACCACGTATTCTTATTGATGTAAGCAAGATAGACATGACTACTACTGTTTTGGGCTTCAAAATATCTATGCCAATAATGATTGCCCCAACAGCCATGCAGAAAATGGCTCATCCTGAAG GGGAGTATGCAACAGCAAGAGCTGCATCAGCCGCTGGAACAATTATG ACTTTATCCTCATGGGCAACTTCTAGTGTTGAGGAGGTTGCTTCCACTGGACCTGGAATCCGCTTTTTCCAGCTCTAT GTCTACAAGGACAGGCATGTTGTTGCTCAACTTGTGAGAAGAGCTGAAAGAGCTGGGTTCAAGGCTATTGCCCTTACAGTTGATACCCCAAGGCTGGGTCGCAGAGAAGCTGACATCAAGAATAG GTTTACTTTACCACCATTTTTGACATTGAAGAACTTTGAAGGTTTGGACCTTGGCAAGATGGACAAA AGTAATGACTCTGGACTTGCTTCATATGTTGCTGGTCAAATAGATCGTACTCTGAGCTGGAAG GATGTGAAGTGGCTTCAGACAATCACCAAAATGCCAATTCTAGTTAAGGGTGTACTCACTGCTGAGGATG CAAGGCTAGCAGTACAAGCTGGAGCTGCTGGGATTATTGTATCCAATCATGGAGCTCGCCAACTTGATTATGTCCCTGCCACCATCCTGGCCCTTGAAGAG GTCGTTAAAGCTGCACAAGGACGAGTGCCTGTGTTCTTGGACGGTGGTGTACGTCGTGGAACAGATGTATTCAAGGCATTGGCACTGGGAGCTTCTGGCATATTT ATTGGACGCCCTGTGGTGTTCTCATTGGCTGCAGAAGGAGAGGCTGGTGTGAGAAAAGTACTCCAGATGCTGCGTGAGGAGTTTGAGCTAACTATGGCATTAAGTGGTTGCCGTTCGCTCAATGAAATCACCCGTAATCACATTGTGACTGATTGGGACCTTCCTCACCCACGCCCATTGCCCAGGCTATAG
- the LOC126721528 gene encoding uncharacterized protein LOC126721528, protein MGGNPSKRNQILYCHYHQERGHITEDYKTLLDHLDQLVKAGKLKQFLHQPMGQLGQLGAGYQRDGTPQPTLGTINVIFATPRCDVGSYSRVMSMASNPNLGDKVQVFKRAKVVAVPTLGFLKEDKEGTFQPHDDALVVTLRIGGYDVKRVLVDQGSGAEIMYPDLYKGFNLRLEDLEKYDLPLVGFDGRTVIPRGMIRLLVQVGDEEVQVNFIVVESYSPYTAILARPWLQAMGAVSSTLHLKVKYPTQGRVRELVGN, encoded by the coding sequence ATGGGTGGAAACCCGTCCAAAAGAAACCAAATCCTTTATTGCCATTACCATCAGGAGAGAGGACATATAACAGAGGATTACAAAACTTTGCTTGACCATCTGGATCAATTGGTGAAGGCAGGGAAATTGAAGCAATTCTTGCACCAACCTATGGGACAGTTAGGACAACTAGGGGCTGGGTATCAGAGAGATGGAACTCCTCAGCCAACCCTGGGCACAATTAACGTAATTTTTGCCACACCCAGATGCGACGTTGGCTCCTACTCGAGAGTCATGTCCATGGCTTCAAATCCAAACCTGGGGGATAAGGTTCAAGTGTTTAAGAGGGCTAAAGTGGTGGCAGTGCCAACTTTGGGTTTCTTAAAGGAAGATAAGGAGGGGACATTCCAACCCCATGATGACGCCTTGGTGGTAACCCTTCGGATCGGGGGatatgacgtgaagagggtcCTTGTGGACCAAGGTAGTGGGGCAGAGATTATGTACCCAGATTTATATAAAGGGTTTAATCTCAGGCTCGAGGATTTGGAGAAATATGATTTGCCATTAGTTGGCTTTGATGGAAGAACGGTAATCCCCCGTGGGATGATTAGACTACTTGTGCAAGTTGGGGACGAAGAGGTGCAAGTTAACTTCATCGTGGTAGAATCCTATTCTCCTTATACTGCTATTCTAGCGAGGCCTTGGCTTCAAGCTATGGGGGCAGTGTCGTCTACCTTACACTTGAAGGTCAAGTATCCTACACAAGGACGAGTAAGAGAATTGGTTGGAAATTAA